One region of Oryza sativa Japonica Group chromosome 5, ASM3414082v1 genomic DNA includes:
- the LOC107278662 gene encoding uncharacterized protein, whose amino-acid sequence MQIMAVNTSLEPTNCFLLLSKNKDQTELRRSYSEYSNTTRAADHLVAGAGVVAVASSGGASGGGGGGSGSDVETTVRCACCSVTEECTAAYIRHIRAAHYGDWVCGLCAEAVRERMRGGGGGGGVEAALRWHMEVCRDFNSTTRLNPKLSLAGSMRDIARRSFNRRTTASTSAAATCHDQLRAAKTMARTLSCQQRFLA is encoded by the exons ATGCAGATCATGGCAGTAAACACAAGCTTGGAACCAACAAATTGCTTCCTGCTGCTGTCCAAG AACAAGGATCAAACTGAGCTGCGGCGATCGTACTCGGAATACTCGAACACCACCAGAGCGGCGGAtcatctcgtcgccggcgccggagtaGTGGCAGTGGCTTCCTCCGGCGgtgcctccggcggcggcggcggcggcagcggctcggaCGTGGAGACGACGGTGCGGTGCGCGTGCTGCAGCGTGACGGAGGAGTGCACGGCGGCCTACATCCGCCACATCCGGGCGGCGCACTACGGAGACTGGGTGTGCGGCCTCTGCGCGGAGGCCGTGCGCGAGCggatgcgcggcggcggcggcggcggcggcgtggaggcggcgctgcGGTGGCACATGGAGGTGTGCAGGGACTTCAACTCGACGACGAGGCTGAACCCGAAGCTGTCCCTCGCCGGCTCCATGAGGGACATCGCCAGGAGGAGCTTCAACcggcggacgacggcgtcgacgtcggcggcggcgacgtgccaCGACCAGCTCCGGGCGGCGAAGACGATGGCGAGGACACTCAGCTGCCAGCAAAGGTTCTTAGCGTGA